The proteins below come from a single Halostagnicola larsenii XH-48 genomic window:
- a CDS encoding DUF7344 domain-containing protein: MVSLNTVFELLSDERRRHVLYYLRDHGGEVSVEELIDTVAEWETNTPPPAIPDEFLAELELELQHVHLPKASTVEFIEYVPEDGVVRIRGAPSEFTTVVTVARLIERPTEE; this comes from the coding sequence ATGGTTTCCCTCAACACCGTTTTCGAACTGCTCAGCGATGAACGCCGGCGGCACGTACTCTACTATCTGAGAGATCACGGCGGCGAGGTTTCGGTAGAGGAGTTGATCGACACCGTCGCGGAGTGGGAAACGAATACCCCGCCGCCTGCGATTCCCGACGAGTTCCTCGCCGAACTCGAACTCGAGTTACAGCACGTCCACCTCCCGAAAGCGAGTACCGTCGAGTTTATCGAGTACGTTCCGGAGGACGGCGTCGTGAGAATTCGGGGAGCGCCCTCGGAGTTCACGACCGTCGTGACCGTCGCCCGGCTCATCGAACGACCGACCGAGGAGTGA
- a CDS encoding MFS transporter, translating to MGLRTRLVAGLSNRWSPDAASARPSRARVADSLAFGIVGVLFATWAVRIPAVSASLGLSEGDIALALLGLALGSIGGLATSGVLVSARGGRTVIRAGLIVYCLALPLAAFANGLWTLVGLLVVFGFGKGLVDVAANAQGVRIERGYPGQIMGSFHAMFSAGGLIGAGLGAVAAGIGLPVRAHFSLVGGGLLLSGLAISGWLLPKSESAGTGPTFALPSRTLVGFCAIGFCALFVEGVANDWSAVFLESATGAEASVAALGFAAFSSMMMVGRFLSDRAVETFGSHRFIRIAAVVSAAGLAITLVGETLFSLFGFGLLGLGLAGVMPVILSMAGTHDPQAPTEPAIAAVSSAGYGGFVIGPVAIGMVAETATLRLAFVPALVLVAAIVLFTAILPHGPRTAADGEVTTSD from the coding sequence ATGGGACTTCGAACCCGCCTGGTAGCCGGCCTGTCGAATCGGTGGTCTCCCGACGCGGCAAGCGCGAGGCCATCCCGTGCTCGAGTCGCCGACTCGCTCGCGTTCGGCATCGTCGGGGTACTGTTCGCGACGTGGGCCGTCCGCATTCCGGCGGTGAGCGCTTCGCTCGGGCTTTCCGAGGGCGACATCGCGCTCGCACTGCTCGGTCTGGCGCTCGGAAGCATCGGCGGCCTCGCAACGAGCGGCGTGCTCGTCTCCGCCCGCGGCGGGCGGACCGTCATCCGCGCCGGCCTGATCGTCTACTGTCTCGCGCTCCCGCTGGCCGCGTTCGCGAACGGGCTCTGGACGCTCGTCGGCCTGCTGGTCGTCTTCGGCTTCGGGAAAGGGCTCGTCGACGTCGCCGCGAACGCACAGGGGGTGCGGATCGAGCGGGGGTATCCGGGACAGATCATGGGAAGCTTCCACGCCATGTTCAGCGCCGGCGGACTGATCGGAGCCGGTCTGGGGGCGGTCGCCGCCGGCATCGGACTCCCCGTTCGGGCGCACTTTTCGCTCGTCGGCGGCGGACTGCTCCTCTCCGGCCTCGCGATCAGCGGCTGGCTCCTTCCGAAATCCGAGAGCGCGGGGACGGGTCCGACGTTCGCGCTTCCCTCGAGAACGCTCGTCGGCTTCTGTGCCATCGGTTTCTGCGCGCTGTTCGTCGAGGGCGTCGCGAACGACTGGAGCGCCGTCTTCCTCGAGAGCGCAACCGGGGCGGAGGCGAGCGTCGCCGCCCTCGGGTTCGCGGCGTTTTCCTCGATGATGATGGTCGGACGGTTTCTCTCCGATCGCGCGGTCGAAACGTTCGGTTCCCACCGGTTCATCCGCATCGCAGCGGTCGTCTCCGCGGCGGGTCTCGCGATAACGCTCGTGGGCGAGACGCTGTTCTCGCTGTTCGGGTTCGGACTGCTGGGCTTGGGCCTCGCCGGCGTCATGCCGGTCATCTTGAGTATGGCCGGCACCCACGACCCGCAGGCTCCGACTGAACCGGCAATCGCGGCCGTCTCCTCGGCGGGATACGGCGGGTTCGTCATCGGCCCGGTCGCGATTGGAATGGTCGCCGAAACCGCGACGCTCCGGCTCGCGTTCGTCCCGGCGCTGGTACTGGTCGCCGCGATCGTGCTCTTCACGGCGATTCTCCCGCACGGCCCTCGAACCGCCGCCGACGGCGAGGTAACGACCTCGGATTGA